One region of Salvelinus namaycush isolate Seneca chromosome 3, SaNama_1.0, whole genome shotgun sequence genomic DNA includes:
- the ints2 gene encoding integrator complex subunit 2 encodes MSESAGLQFVSPYAFEAMQKVDVVRLAALSDPELRLLLPCLVRMALCAPADQSQSWAQDKKLILRLLSGVEAVNSIVALLSVDFHALEQDARKEQQLRHKAGGSNGESILVSQLQHGLTLEFEHSDPLRRLRLALSELLAIMNKVADSNGEWFLKSSELFESPVYLEEVADVLCILQAELPSLLPIIDVAEALLHVRNGDWFLCLLVANVPDSFNEVCRGLIKNGERQDEESMGGRRRTEALRQLCQMNPSQALNIRAMVVEECHLPGLGVALTLDYKPDTADDAVSPLVSYVSGLLLGTNGKVRTWFSMFIRNGQQRKRESSSVLWQMRRQLLLELVAILPRSRSTHEPNDSVEDAESSSGYSGLREEHVVKASALLRLYCALMGIAGLRPTDEEAEQLLQLMTSRPPATPAGVRFVSLSFCKLLAFPTLVSTPEQEQLMVMWLSWMIKEEEYFESAAGVAASFGEMLLLVAMYFHSNQLSAIIELVCSTLGMKIAIKPSSLSKMKTIFTQEIFTEQVVTAHAVRVAVTNNLSANITGFLPIHCIYQLLRSRAFTKHKVSIKDWIYRQLCETSTPLHTQLLPLIDVYINSILTPASKANPEATNQPITEQEILTVYQGSTAGGEGGRAVRSRYSITTQLLILYYILSYEEALLSNTKQLALMQRKPKSYSAILMDQIPIKYLITQAQGLQQELGGLHSALLRLLATNYPHLCMVEDWVCEEEVTGTLPLLRRMLLTSNTCRYSQTQLHDAFQKVPSSGPRLMRMLDHLTLLSAGDLIPYAEALTGSMGLLLGPSVPRRIPQTLNKLWMVLNTVMPRRLWVMTVNALQPSVKMLRQQRYIQNDLMVDPLIVLRCDQRVYRCPPLMDIVLHMLNGYLLASKAYLNSHLKETADFDRQSQTISNLGLGQAGQPDTPEVTREELKNALLAAQDSAAVQILLEVCLPTSEVQTGPLVAGGDAESLLQSMRAAPGPIKQEEGARRAEGDGELDGGLLSDLREVQCLICCLLHQMFIADPNIAKLVHFQGYPQALLPLTVAGIPSIHICLDFIPELLAQPQLEKQIFAIQLLSHLCTQYALPKSLSVARLAVSVMATLLTVLTRAKRFSFFMPTLPCLVAFCQAFPPLYDDVATLLVQVGQVCASDVSTKTRDIDPLITRLQYLKEKPQEVLVPGGDKSKLSLPQRAAEELGGADPDVQLCYRIEATFMDIISTSQHGL; translated from the exons ATGTCAGAAAGTGCAGGGCTGCAGTTTGTCAGCCCATATGCCTTTGAGGCCATGCAGAAGGTGGATGTGGTGCGTCTGGCTGCCCTGAGTGACCCAGAGCTGAGGCTGCTGCTGCCCTGCCTGGTTCGGATGGCTCTGTGTGCCCCAGCCGACCAGAGCCAGTCCTGGGCCCAGGACAAGAAGCTCATCCTGCGCCTGCTCTCCGGGGTGGAGGCTGTCAACTCCATTGTGGCCCTCCTGTCTGTCGATTTCCATGCTTTGGAGCAGGATGCCAGGAAGGAGCAGCAACTCAG GCACAAGGCGGGTGGCTCTAATGGAGAGAGCATCCTGGTGTCTCAGCTGCAGCATGGCCTCACCCTGGAGTTTGAACACAGTGACCCTCTCAGGAGACTCAGGCTGGCACTCAGTGAACTACTGGCCATCATGAACAAG GTGGCTGATTCCAATGGGGAATGGTTCCTGAAGTCCTCTGAGCTATTTGAGAGCCCTGTTTACCTGGAAGAAGTTGCAGATGTTCTCTGTATACTTCAAGCAG AGTTGCCCTCTCTGCTGCCCATCATAGACGTGGCAGAGGCTTTGCTGCATGTGAGAAACGGTGACTGGTTTCTGTGCCTGCTGGTTGCCAACGTCCCTGACAGCTTTAATGAAG TGTGCAGGGGCCTGATAAAGAACGGGGAGCGTCAGGATGAGGAGAGCATGGGAGGGAGACGCAGGACAGAGGCCCTGAGACAGCTGTGTCAGATGAACCCCTCCCAGGCACTCAACATCAGAGCCATGGTG GTGGAGGAGTGTCACCTGCCAGGTCTGGGTGTGGCCCTGACCCTGGACTATAAGCCTGACACGGCCGATGATGCAGTCAGCCCTCTGGTGTCCTACGTCAGTGGGCTGCTGCTGGGCACCAATGGGAAAGTACGCACCTGGTTCAGCATGTTCATACGCAACGGACaacag aggAAGCGTGAGAGCAGTTCAGTGCTGTGGCAGATGCGTAGGCAGCTGTTGTTGGAGCTGGTGGCCATCTTGCCCCGGTCGCGCAGCACCCACGAGCCCAACGACAGTGTGGAGGACGCAGAGAGCAGCTCTGGGTACTCTGGTCTCCGGGAGGAGCACGTGGTGAAGGCCTCCGCCCTGCTCAGACTCTACTGTGCCCTCATGGGCATCGCAGGACTCAG GCCCACTGATGAGGAGGCAGAGCAGCTCCTCCAGCTCATGACCAGTCGACCCCCGGCCACTCCAGCTGGGGTTCgatttgtctctctgtccttttGTAAACTACTGGCCTTCCCCACACTCGTCAG CACCCCGGAGCAGGAGCAGCTGATGGTGATGTGGCTCAGCTGGATGATCAAAGAAGAGGAGTACTTTGAGAG TGCTGCAGGGGTCGCCGCTTCCTTCGGAGAGATGCTATTACTGGTTGCCATGTATTTCCATAGCAACCAGCTCAGCGCCATCATCGAGCTGGTCTGCTCCACTTTGGGGATGAAG ATTGCAATTAAGCCCAGCTCTCTGAGCAAAATGAAGACCATCTTTACCCAGGAGATTTTCACTGAGCAG GTGGTCACTGCCCACGCTGTGAGGGTGGCGGTTACCAACAACCTGAGTGCCAACATCACAGGCTTCCTGCCCATCCACTGTATCTACCAGCTGCTCCGCAGCAGAGCCTTCACCAAGCACAAGGTCTCCATCAAG GACTGGATCTACAGGCAGCTGTGTGAGACATCCACCCCGCTCCACACCCAGCTGCTGCCCCTCATCGATGTGTACATCAACTCCATCCTGACCCCAGCCTCCAAGGCCAACCCTGAGGCCACCAACCAGCCAATCACTGAGCAGGAGATCCTCACCGTCTACCAAGGCTCCACTGCAGGG ggAGAGGGTGGTCGAGCGGTGCGTTCCAGATACAGCATCACCACACAGCTCCTCATCCTCTACTATATTCTGTCCTATGAGGAGGCTCTCCTGTCCAACACTAAACAACTGG ctcTGATGCAGAGGAAGCCTAAGTCGTACTCTGCCATACTCATGGACCAGATCCCCATCAAATACCTCATCACCCAGGCCCAGGGCCTGCAACAGGAGTTGGGGG GCCTCCACTCGGCCTTGCTGCGGCTGCTGGCCACTAACTACCCCCACCTGTGTATGGTGGAGGACTGGGTGTGTGAGGAGGAGGTGACAGGAACCCTGCCTCTGCTCCGGAGGATGCTGCTCACCTCTAACACCTGCAGATACTCCCAGACACAACTCCACGACG ccttCCAGAAGGTTCCCTCCAGTGGTCCCAGACTTATGAGAATGCTGGACCACCTGACCCTGCTGTCAGCTGGAGACCTGATCCCCTACGCCGAGGCTCTGACGGGTAGCATGGGTCTGCTACTGGGCCCCAGTGTCCCCCGACGCATCCCCCAGACCCTCAACAAGCTCTGGATGGTCCTCAACACTGTCATGCCCCGCAG GCTGTGGGTGATGACGGTGAATGCCCTGCAGCCCTCAGTGAAGATGCTGAGGCAGCAGAGGTATATTCAGAATGACCTGATGGTTGACCCCCTCATCGTGCTGCGCTGTGACCAAAGGGTCTACAG GTGTCCCCCTCTGATGGACATTGTCCTCCACATGCTGAATGGCTACCTCCTGGCCTCCAAGGCCTACCTCAACTCCCACCTGAAGGAAACAGCGGACTTTGACCGGCAGAGCCAGACCATCTCTAACCTGGGCCTGGGACAGGCTGGACAGCCAGACACCCCAGAGGTCACCAGAGAGGAGCTGAAGAATGCACTGCTGGCCGCTCAG GACAGTGCTGCAGTCCAGATCCTGCTGGAGGTGTGTCTGCCCACCTCAGAGGTGCAGACTGGGCCCCTAGTGGCTGGGGGCGACGCTGAGAGCCTGCTCCAGAGCATGAGGGCTGCGCCCGGGCCCATCAAACAGGAAGAGGGGGCCAGGAGAGCAGAAGGGGATGGCGAGCTGGATGGGGGGTTACTCAGTGACCTGAGGGAGGTGCAGTGTCTCATCTGCTGTCTGTTGCACCAGATGTTCATCGCTGACCCCAACATCGCCAAACTGGTGCACTTCCAG GGTTACCCTCAAGCTCTGCTACCCCTGACCGTGGCTGGCATCCCCTCCATCCATATCTGCCTGGACTTCATCCCAGAGCTGCTGGCCCAGCCCCAGCTGGAGAAACAG ATCTTTGCCATCCAGCTGCTGTCCCACCTGTGTACCCAGTACGCACTGCCCAAGTCCCTCAGCGTGGCCCGCCTGGCCGTCAGCGTCATGGCCACGCTGCTCACAG TGCTGACCCGTGCCAAGCGTTTCTCCTTCTTCATGCCTACCCTGCCGTGCCTGGTGGCGTTCTGCCAGGCCTTCCCTCCACTCTACGATGACGTGGCGACCCTGCTGGTGCAGGTGGGACAGGTCTGTGCCTCCGACGTGTCCACCAAGACCAGGGACATCGACCCGCTCATCacca GGCTGCAGTACCTGAAGGAGAAGCCCCAGGAGGTGTTGGTTCCAGGAGGGGACAAGTCCAAGCTGAGCCTTCCCCAGAGGGCAGCAGAGGAGCTGGGTGGTGCCGACCCGGATGTCCAGCTCTGCTACAGGATAGAAGCCACCTTCATGGACATCATCAGCACCAGCCAACACGGACTATAG